One region of Quercus lobata isolate SW786 chromosome 2, ValleyOak3.0 Primary Assembly, whole genome shotgun sequence genomic DNA includes:
- the LOC115975004 gene encoding cytochrome P450 94A1-like, producing the protein MLLQLQYLLLVLIPLLSLLFFFFFNSNSNSNSKVPKSYPLVGSFFAILANRKRPLPWLSGIMQVSPSATFVLRRNYSTRQVFSGDPAVVQHILKTNFSNYGKGHVFNRTLTDFLGHGIFNIDGDSWKFQRQVSSHEFNTKSLRKFIETVVDTELSDRLIPILSSAAKQGTVLDFQDILQRFAFDNICKIAFGFDPAYLLPSLPQAKFALAFEDSVRISGERFSAVHPVIWKFKKLLNIGSEKRLKNAISEVREFALNIIKEKKQRLGEKESLDSVDLLSRFLSSGHSDENFVIDIVISFILAGRDTTSAALTWFFWLLWKNPEIESEILNEINEKSEAPVFDEVKDMVYTHASLCESMRLYPPVPIDSKEAVNDDVLPGGTVVKKGMRVTYFPYAMGRLEMLWGSDWAEFKPERWLQKEEESWKFVGRDPYTYPVFQAGPRICLGKEMAFLQMKRVVAGVLRRFKVVPAFEEGVNHEPEFVSYLTSKMKGGFPVKIVERDHLRHDETES; encoded by the coding sequence caattccaattccaattccaaagTCCCCAAATCCTACCCTCTAGTGGGTTCATTCTTCGCCATCCTTGCCAACCGAAAGCGCCCACTCCCATGGCTCTCAGGTATCATGCAAGTCTCACCTTCCGCCACCTTTGTTCTCCGACGCAACTACTCCACCCGCCAGGTCTTCTCCGGCGACCCCGCCGTGGTCCAACACATCCTCAAGACCAACTTCTCTAACTACGGAAAAGGCCACGTTTTCAATCGAACTCTCACCGACTTTCTTGGCCACGGCATCTTCAACATTGACGGCGACTCCTGGAAGTTCCAAAGACAAGTCTCTAGCCACGAATTCAACACCAAATCTCTCCGCAAGTTCATTGAAACCGTTGTCGACACTGAGCTCTCCGATCGCCTCATCCCCATTCTCTCCTCAGCTGCCAAACAGGGAACTGTCCTTGATTTCCAAGACATTCTTCAAAGGTTTGcttttgataatatttgtaagatCGCTTTCGGGTTCGACCCGGCATATTTGTTGCCCTCTCTTCCACAGGCCAAGTTCGCCTTAGCCTTTGAAGACAGTGTCAGGATTAGCGGCGAGAGGTTCTCTGCGGTACACCCAGTCATCTGGAAATTCAAGAAGTTGTTGAATATTGGGTCAGAAAAGCGTCTCAAAAACGCTATCTCGGAAGTGCGAGAGTTCGCGCTGAAcataatcaaagaaaagaagcagaggctgggagagaaagagagcctCGATTCCGTAGACCTGTTGTCAAGGTTCTTGAGCTCCGGCCATTCGGACGAGAACTTCGTGATAGACATTGTGATCAGCTTTATACTTGCTGGGCGTGACACTACGTCGGCGGCTTTAACATGGTTTTTTTGGCTTCTATGGAAGAACCCAGAGATTGAATCCGAGATTCTAaatgaaatcaatgaaaaatcaGAAGCGCCTGTTTTTGACGAGGTGAAAGACATGGTGTACACACACGCTTCACTGTGTGAAAGCATGAGGCTGTACCCGCCAGTTCCGATTGACTCAAAGGAGGCAGTGAACGACGACGTATTGCCCGGCGGGACAGTGGTGAAGAAGGGGATGAGAGTGACCTACTTTCCATACGCAATGGGGAGGTTGGAGATGCTGTGGGGATCGGACTGGGCAGAGTTCAAGCCAGAGAGGTGGCTGCAGAAGGAGGAAGAATCATGGAAGTTCGTGGGGAGAGACCCGTACACATACCCGGTGTTCCAGGCAGGTCCTAGAATTTGTTTGGGGAAGGAAATGGCATTCTTGCAGATGAAGAGGGTGGTAGCTGGGGTTTTAAGGAGGTTTAAGGTGGTGCCAGCGTTTGAAGAAGGTGTAAACCATGAACCGGAGTTTGTTTCGTATTTGACTTCAAAGATGAAAGGTGGGTTTCCGGTGAAGATTGTGGAGAGGGATCATCTTCGTCATGATGAGACTGAGTCCTGA